CTGCTCGGCCTCGGCATCGTCGCCGCGCTGATCTCGTTCCTCTGCTGGCAGCTCTCCCAGGCGCCGGACAATCTCAACATCATCCCGCTGGGCAGTGTGGCGCACAGTTCGGTGACGCTGGCCCTGCCGCTGATCCTGGGCGCGCTGGCCGGTGTGCTCTGCGAGCGGTCCGCGGTGATCAACGTGGCCATCGAGGGCCAGTTCCTGATGGGCGCGTTCGCCGCGGCGATGTTCGCGACCCTGGCCGGCAGCGTCTGGATCGGCATCCTGGCCGCCGGCGTCGGCGGCCTGATCATCGGGCTGTTGCTCGCGGTGCTGGCGATCCGATTCCTGGTCGACCAGGTGGTGCTCGGCGTCGTGCTCAACGTCTTCGCGCTGGGCCTGACCGGCTTCCTCTACGAGCAGCTCATGGCCAAGGACCAGTCGCGGTTCAACCAGCCGACGTTCGTGCCCGAGTGGGACATTCCCGGGCTGTCGAAGATCCCGCTGCTCGGGCCGGCGCTGTTCAAGGGGAACGTCTTCCTCTACGGCGCGATCGTGCTGGTCATCCTGATCCACGTAGGGCTGTTCTACACGCGCTGGGGCCTGCGCACCCGCGCCGTCGGCGAGCACCCGGCGGCTGCCGACACCCTCGGCGTGAAGGTGCTCGCGCTGCGCTACCGCAACGTGCTGATCGGCGGCGTGGTGGCCGGCTTCGGTGGCGCCTACTTCACGCTGCTGTCGACCACCAACTTCAACAAGAACATGACGTCGGGCCTCGGCTTCGTGGCGCTGGCGGCGCTGATCTTCGGCCGGTGGAGCCCGATCGGCTCGATGCTGGCGGCGCTGTTCTTCGGCTTCTGCTCCGCGCTGGCCGTCAGCCTGGGCTCGATCAACAGCCCGATCCCGAGCGGGTTCCTCAACATGCTGCCCTACATCGCCACGATCGTCGCGGTCGCCGGTCTCGTCGGCCGCGTGCGCGCGCCCGCCGCGGACGGAACGCCCTATATCAAGGGTTAGGGTCTGCTCATGGAGATCGACTGGGTGGCGCTACGGGCGGCCGCCGTCGAGGTGATGGGCCACGCGTACGCGCCGTACTCGGACTTTCCGGTCGGTGTCGCGGGGCTCGTCGACGACGGGCGGGTCGTGGTCGGCTGCAACGTGGAGAACGCGTCCTACGGGGTGACCCTCTGCGCCGAGTGCGGCATGGTCTCGGCCCTGCACGCCTCGGGCGGCGGCCGGCTGGTCGCGGTCTCCTGCGTCGACGGCGCCGGCCAGCCGCTGATGCCGTGTGGCCGCTGCCGTCAACTCCTCTTCGAGCACGGCGGCCCGGAGTGCCTGGTCGAGGCGCTGCCCGAGCCGCTGCGGGTCGGTGACCTGCTGCCGCACGCGTTCGGCCCGGCCAACCTCGACAAGGGCCGCGGCGCGATCCCGGAGGTGCCCGAGCGGCTGGCCCGCTGGCGCGGCCGGGGCACGGTCTTCGTGCACACCGACAGCG
This genomic interval from Asanoa ferruginea contains the following:
- a CDS encoding ABC transporter permease — protein: MTASTVDTAQVVVEPVRYWTRQRKVGVGLAGAGLVAAVLFGALASAQKAEFTLAETISGSSIGLNGRVGAILFGAIAALAGGAMLVTARRAFGWLLGLGIVAALISFLCWQLSQAPDNLNIIPLGSVAHSSVTLALPLILGALAGVLCERSAVINVAIEGQFLMGAFAAAMFATLAGSVWIGILAAGVGGLIIGLLLAVLAIRFLVDQVVLGVVLNVFALGLTGFLYEQLMAKDQSRFNQPTFVPEWDIPGLSKIPLLGPALFKGNVFLYGAIVLVILIHVGLFYTRWGLRTRAVGEHPAAADTLGVKVLALRYRNVLIGGVVAGFGGAYFTLLSTTNFNKNMTSGLGFVALAALIFGRWSPIGSMLAALFFGFCSALAVSLGSINSPIPSGFLNMLPYIATIVAVAGLVGRVRAPAADGTPYIKG
- a CDS encoding cytidine deaminase; translation: MEIDWVALRAAAVEVMGHAYAPYSDFPVGVAGLVDDGRVVVGCNVENASYGVTLCAECGMVSALHASGGGRLVAVSCVDGAGQPLMPCGRCRQLLFEHGGPECLVEALPEPLRVGDLLPHAFGPANLDKGRGAIPEVPERLARWRGRGTVFVHTDSAGGALVWTGYWERSSGEGEEKGILEEAPTWHDPAQGIEWARARTARIVVVDEAGETWWAGEGQAPAEIGKRWEA